Proteins co-encoded in one Cupriavidus taiwanensis genomic window:
- a CDS encoding carbonic anhydrase → MHQIEHLLKGFERFQQRYFDDAPSLFDALRSGQQPPTLLIGCCDSRVDPALLLGCDPGDLFTVRNIGNLVPPCTGRHEGSLHGVSAAIQFAVEQLRVERIIVMGHGGCGGIRALLAQPADAGDHPPDEGDEADYLGAWVRIAAPARRQVEQTLAGASPAQRQRACEQAAVLVSLRNLQTFPFVRRALEAGTLTLHGWYFDLQAGALLAYSQRADAFLPLVCPLPMTAAQTESVTT, encoded by the coding sequence ATGCATCAGATCGAACATCTACTGAAGGGCTTCGAGCGGTTCCAGCAACGCTATTTCGACGATGCGCCGAGCCTGTTCGACGCGCTGCGCAGCGGGCAGCAGCCGCCCACCCTGCTGATCGGCTGCTGCGACTCGCGCGTGGACCCGGCCCTGTTGCTGGGCTGCGACCCGGGCGATCTCTTCACCGTGCGCAATATCGGCAACCTGGTGCCGCCCTGCACCGGGCGTCATGAGGGCAGCCTGCACGGCGTGTCCGCCGCGATCCAGTTTGCCGTCGAGCAGCTGCGCGTCGAGCGCATCATCGTGATGGGCCATGGCGGCTGCGGCGGCATCCGCGCGCTGCTGGCGCAGCCCGCCGACGCCGGCGACCATCCGCCCGACGAAGGCGACGAAGCCGACTACCTAGGCGCCTGGGTGCGCATCGCCGCACCGGCGCGCCGGCAGGTGGAGCAAACGCTTGCCGGCGCCAGCCCGGCGCAGCGCCAGCGCGCCTGCGAACAGGCGGCGGTCCTGGTCTCGCTGCGCAACCTGCAGACCTTCCCGTTCGTGCGGCGCGCGCTGGAAGCAGGAACGCTGACGCTGCACGGCTGGTACTTCGACCTGCAGGCCGGCGCGCTGCTGGCCTACTCGCAACGCGCCGATGCCTTCCTGCCGCTGGTATGCCCGTTGCCTATGACCGCCGCACAAACCGAATCCGTCACGACATGA
- the narH gene encoding nitrate reductase subunit beta, translating to MKIRAQVAMVLNLDKCIGCHTCSVTCKNVWTSRDGVEYAWFNNVETKPGIGYPKEWENQDKWQGGWKRNADGTLEPRQGGKLKILANLFANPNLPAIDEYYEPFTYDYEHLQKAPLSQTPPTARPVSVLTGRKMEKIEWGPNWEDDLGGEFSSRGRDKLFDDVQKEMYSTFENTFMMYLPRLCEHCLNPACVASCPSGSIYKREDDGIVLVDQDKCRGWRMCISGCPYKKIYFNWQSGKAEKCLFCYPRIEAGQPTVCSETCVGRIRYLGVMLYDADRIEQAASVADERDLYQSQLDVFLDPHDPAVRAEALRQGIPQAWLDAARKSPVYKMACEWKIAFPLHPEYRTLPMVWYVPPLSPIQSAAEAGHMGMNGVIPDVKSLRIPVKYLANLLTAGDVMPVLSALDRMLAMRAYKRSQVVDGVQDLDVLKQVGLTPAQVEDMYKTMAIANYEDRFVIPSSHKEMVEDSFNDKASCGFTFGNGCSGGTSDGALFGKKPQGSVHFVDMPRSRKKAVMS from the coding sequence ATGAAGATCCGCGCCCAGGTGGCCATGGTGCTGAACCTCGACAAGTGCATCGGCTGCCATACCTGCTCCGTGACCTGCAAGAACGTCTGGACCAGCCGCGACGGCGTCGAGTACGCGTGGTTCAACAACGTCGAGACCAAGCCCGGCATCGGCTATCCCAAGGAATGGGAGAACCAGGACAAGTGGCAGGGCGGCTGGAAGCGCAATGCCGACGGGACGCTGGAGCCGCGCCAGGGCGGCAAGCTGAAGATCCTGGCGAACCTGTTCGCCAATCCCAACCTGCCGGCGATCGACGAGTACTACGAGCCCTTCACCTACGACTACGAGCACCTGCAGAAGGCGCCGCTGTCGCAAACGCCGCCCACCGCGCGCCCGGTCTCGGTGCTGACCGGGCGCAAGATGGAAAAGATCGAGTGGGGCCCGAACTGGGAAGATGACCTCGGCGGCGAGTTCAGCTCGCGCGGCCGCGACAAGCTCTTCGACGACGTGCAGAAGGAGATGTACTCGACCTTCGAGAACACCTTCATGATGTACCTGCCGCGCCTGTGCGAGCACTGCCTGAACCCGGCCTGCGTGGCATCGTGCCCGTCGGGCTCGATCTACAAGCGCGAGGACGACGGCATCGTGCTGGTCGACCAGGACAAGTGCCGCGGCTGGCGCATGTGCATCTCGGGCTGCCCGTACAAGAAGATCTACTTCAACTGGCAGAGCGGCAAGGCCGAGAAATGCCTGTTCTGCTATCCGCGCATCGAGGCCGGCCAGCCCACGGTCTGCTCCGAGACCTGCGTCGGCCGCATCCGTTACCTCGGCGTGATGCTGTACGACGCCGACCGTATCGAGCAGGCCGCGTCGGTGGCCGATGAGCGCGACCTGTACCAGTCGCAGCTCGACGTGTTCCTCGATCCGCACGATCCGGCAGTGCGGGCCGAGGCGCTGCGCCAGGGCATTCCCCAGGCCTGGCTGGACGCCGCGCGCAAGTCGCCGGTCTACAAGATGGCGTGCGAGTGGAAGATCGCCTTCCCGCTGCATCCGGAATACCGCACGCTGCCGATGGTCTGGTACGTCCCGCCGCTGTCGCCGATCCAGTCGGCGGCCGAAGCCGGCCACATGGGCATGAACGGGGTGATCCCCGATGTCAAGAGCCTGCGCATCCCGGTCAAGTACCTGGCCAACCTGCTGACCGCGGGCGACGTGATGCCGGTGCTGTCGGCACTGGACCGCATGCTGGCGATGCGCGCCTACAAGCGCTCGCAGGTGGTCGACGGCGTGCAGGACCTCGACGTGCTGAAGCAGGTGGGCCTGACGCCCGCGCAGGTCGAGGACATGTACAAGACCATGGCCATCGCCAACTACGAGGACCGTTTCGTGATCCCGTCCTCGCACAAGGAAATGGTCGAGGACAGCTTCAACGACAAGGCCAGCTGCGGCTTCACCTTCGGCAACGGCTGCTCGGGTGGCACCTCGGATGGCGCGCTGTTCGGCAAGAAGCCGCAGGGCAGCGTGCATTTCGTCGACATGCCCAGGTCGCGCAAGAAGGCCGTGATGAGCTGA
- the narJ gene encoding nitrate reductase molybdenum cofactor assembly chaperone, whose protein sequence is MPLYPILSALLGYPEQDLLDALPEIDDALAEWPQARDLLAPVTAMLRSEALITLQENYVATFDRNPAHSLHLFEHVHGESRDRGQAMADLIDEYRREGFEPAASELPDYVPLFLEFLGALAADGNEARAEQLLGEAIHVLAAIGDRLARNQSPYAGVFAVLRTLTDVQPQPQQEPPVRDMDEALETFGPGADGVEPLLAPQAGPQAVKFYPRGTAPVPLPC, encoded by the coding sequence ATGCCCCTCTATCCCATCCTCAGTGCGCTGCTCGGCTATCCCGAGCAGGATCTGCTCGACGCGCTGCCGGAGATCGATGACGCGCTGGCCGAGTGGCCCCAGGCGCGCGACCTGCTGGCGCCGGTGACCGCGATGCTGCGCAGCGAGGCGCTGATCACGCTGCAGGAAAACTATGTCGCCACCTTCGACCGCAATCCGGCTCACTCGCTGCACCTGTTCGAGCATGTGCACGGCGAAAGCCGCGACCGCGGCCAGGCCATGGCCGACCTGATCGACGAGTACCGGCGCGAGGGCTTCGAGCCCGCGGCGTCCGAGCTGCCCGACTACGTGCCGCTGTTCCTGGAGTTTCTCGGCGCACTCGCGGCGGACGGCAACGAGGCACGCGCCGAACAGCTGCTGGGCGAGGCCATCCACGTGCTGGCCGCGATCGGCGACCGGCTCGCGCGCAACCAGAGCCCCTACGCCGGCGTGTTCGCCGTGCTGCGCACGCTCACCGACGTGCAGCCGCAACCGCAGCAGGAGCCGCCGGTGCGGGACATGGACGAGGCGCTGGAAACCTTCGGCCCGGGCGCCGACGGCGTCGAGCCGCTGCTGGCGCCGCAGGCCGGCCCGCAGGCGGTGAAGTTCTACCCGCGCGGCACGGCACCGGTGCCATTGCCTTGCTGA
- the mobB gene encoding molybdopterin-guanine dinucleotide biosynthesis protein B has translation MNPFIFGITGTSGSGKTTLITALLPWFRAQGLTVNVVKHSHHPLELEPPGKDSARFRAAGAAEVMVASPYRYAIVRELADEAEPTLAEQVARLRPADITLVEGFRREAIPRIEVYRPAHGRAPYYPGDPSIIALATDTRMDTVLPCMALDDIAQIGGFILALRDQAAALPGVGAGAARASELAL, from the coding sequence ATGAATCCCTTTATCTTCGGCATCACCGGCACCTCCGGCAGCGGCAAGACCACCCTGATCACGGCGCTGCTGCCCTGGTTCCGCGCCCAGGGCCTGACCGTCAACGTGGTCAAGCACAGCCACCACCCGCTCGAGCTCGAGCCCCCGGGCAAGGACAGCGCGCGCTTTCGCGCCGCCGGCGCGGCCGAGGTGATGGTGGCCTCGCCCTATCGCTACGCCATCGTGCGCGAACTGGCCGACGAGGCCGAGCCGACGCTGGCCGAGCAGGTGGCGCGGCTGCGCCCGGCCGACATCACGCTGGTCGAAGGCTTCCGCCGCGAGGCGATCCCGCGCATCGAGGTCTACCGGCCCGCGCACGGGCGCGCGCCCTACTATCCCGGCGATCCCTCGATCATCGCGCTGGCCACCGACACGCGCATGGACACCGTGCTGCCCTGCATGGCGCTGGACGATATCGCGCAGATCGGCGGCTTTATCCTGGCCCTGCGCGACCAGGCCGCGGCCCTGCCAGGCGTGGGCGCGGGCGCCGCGCGGGCCTCGGAACTGGCGCTGTAG
- the narI gene encoding respiratory nitrate reductase subunit gamma → MATLHQFLFGIYPYIALAIFLFGSLARFEREQYTWKSDSSQVLYRGNLRTGNILFHVGILGLFFGHLVGLLTPVAVWDALGVSHGFKQGVAMAAGGVMGTMCLAGLLILLHRRLTSARVSAVTRTGDKVLLLWLLVTLLLGLSTIFESAGHMDGHMMVQLMNWAQHIVTLRGDAAGFIADAPLLFKAHLFMGMTLFVIFPFTRLVHVWSGFASLGYLGRAWQLVRSR, encoded by the coding sequence ATGGCAACCCTCCACCAATTCCTCTTCGGCATCTACCCGTACATCGCGCTGGCGATCTTCCTGTTCGGCAGCCTGGCCCGCTTCGAGCGCGAGCAATACACCTGGAAGAGCGACAGCTCGCAAGTGCTGTACCGCGGCAACCTGCGCACCGGCAACATCCTGTTCCATGTCGGCATCCTCGGCCTGTTCTTCGGCCACCTGGTGGGCCTGCTGACCCCGGTCGCGGTATGGGACGCGCTGGGCGTCTCGCACGGCTTCAAGCAGGGCGTGGCGATGGCCGCCGGCGGCGTGATGGGCACCATGTGCCTGGCCGGCCTGCTGATCCTGCTGCATCGCCGCCTGACCAGCGCGCGCGTGTCCGCGGTGACCCGCACCGGCGACAAGGTTCTGCTGCTGTGGCTGCTGGTGACGCTGCTGCTGGGCCTGTCCACCATCTTCGAATCGGCCGGCCACATGGACGGCCACATGATGGTGCAGCTGATGAACTGGGCGCAGCACATCGTCACGCTGCGCGGCGACGCCGCCGGCTTTATCGCCGACGCGCCGCTGCTGTTCAAGGCGCACCTGTTCATGGGCATGACCCTGTTCGTGATCTTCCCCTTCACGCGGCTGGTGCACGTGTGGAGCGGCTTTGCCTCGCTTGGCTATCTGGGTCGCGCCTGGCAGCTGGTGCGCAGCCGCTGA
- a CDS encoding NarK family nitrate/nitrite MFS transporter — protein MTSSVLTRWEPENVAFWQSEGERIAYRNLWISIPALMLAFVVWMLWSVVAVNLDRAGFQFTKNQLFWLTALPALSGATLRIFYSFLVPVFGGRRFTAISTALLLIPALGMGFALRDPSTGYPTLLVLALLCGLGGANFSSSMANISFFFPKAKKGLATGLNAGIGNLGVSVVQFVTPLVVSLAVFGALGGEPQQYQANGATQDLWLQNAGFIWVPFIVVSALAAWFGMHDIADAKASFAEQAVIFKRKHNWLMCWLYVGTFGSFIGFSAGLALLTKSQFPGVNPTAYAFLGPLVGALTRPVGGWISDKLGGARVTLWTFIGMIAAVFAVLAALPHDGAGGDFTYFLAAFIALFALTGIGNGSTFRMIPVIFLTERQRAAQGKGDAAQRQALQEAGKESAAVLGFSGAIGAYGGFFIPKSFGTSLELTGAPDAALYCFIAFYVSCVLVTWWYYARRNAPMPC, from the coding sequence ATGACCTCATCCGTACTCACCCGCTGGGAGCCCGAGAACGTGGCATTCTGGCAAAGCGAGGGCGAGCGCATCGCCTACCGCAACCTGTGGATCTCGATCCCGGCGCTGATGCTGGCGTTCGTGGTCTGGATGCTGTGGAGCGTGGTCGCGGTCAACCTCGACCGCGCCGGCTTCCAGTTCACCAAGAACCAGTTGTTCTGGCTGACCGCGCTGCCGGCGCTGTCGGGCGCCACGCTGCGCATCTTCTATTCCTTCCTGGTGCCGGTGTTCGGCGGGCGCCGCTTCACCGCCATCTCCACCGCGCTGCTGCTGATCCCCGCGCTGGGGATGGGCTTCGCGCTGCGCGACCCGTCCACGGGCTATCCCACGCTGCTGGTGCTGGCGCTGCTGTGCGGCCTGGGCGGCGCCAACTTCAGTTCGTCGATGGCCAATATCAGCTTCTTCTTTCCCAAGGCGAAGAAGGGACTGGCCACCGGGCTGAATGCCGGCATCGGCAACCTCGGCGTGTCGGTGGTGCAGTTCGTCACGCCGCTGGTGGTATCGCTGGCGGTGTTCGGCGCGCTCGGCGGCGAGCCGCAGCAATACCAGGCCAACGGCGCCACGCAGGACCTGTGGCTGCAGAACGCCGGCTTTATCTGGGTGCCGTTCATCGTGGTATCGGCGCTGGCGGCGTGGTTCGGCATGCATGACATCGCCGACGCCAAGGCCTCGTTCGCGGAACAGGCCGTGATCTTCAAGCGCAAGCACAACTGGCTGATGTGCTGGCTGTACGTGGGCACCTTCGGCTCGTTCATCGGCTTCTCGGCCGGGCTGGCGCTGCTGACCAAGTCGCAGTTCCCGGGCGTGAACCCCACCGCCTATGCCTTCCTGGGGCCGCTGGTCGGCGCGCTGACGCGTCCCGTGGGTGGCTGGATCTCCGACAAGCTCGGCGGCGCGCGCGTCACGCTGTGGACCTTTATCGGCATGATCGCGGCGGTGTTCGCGGTGCTGGCGGCGCTGCCGCACGACGGCGCCGGCGGCGACTTCACGTACTTCCTCGCGGCCTTCATCGCACTGTTCGCGCTGACCGGCATCGGCAACGGCTCGACCTTCCGCATGATCCCGGTGATCTTCCTGACCGAGCGCCAGCGCGCCGCGCAGGGCAAGGGCGACGCCGCGCAACGCCAGGCGCTGCAGGAAGCCGGCAAGGAGTCCGCCGCGGTCCTGGGCTTTTCCGGCGCGATCGGTGCGTACGGCGGCTTCTTCATCCCCAAGAGCTTCGGCACCTCGCTGGAGCTGACCGGTGCGCCCGACGCCGCGCTGTATTGCTTTATCGCCTTCTATGTCAGCTGCGTGCTGGTGACGTGGTGGTACTACGCGCGCCGCAACGCCCCCATGCCCTGCTGA
- a CDS encoding nitrate reductase subunit alpha, producing MSHFLDRLKFMSRVKSTYADGHGAVVNEDRKWEDGYRSRWQHDKIVRSTHGVNCTGSCSWKVYVKNGLITWETQQTDYPRTRPDLPNHEPRGCPRGASYSWYVYSAQRVKYPMIRGRLMEMWREARKTMDPVAAWASISQDPKKAARYKSVRGQGGFVRADWNTATEMIAAANAFTVKKFGPDRVIGFSPIPAMSMVSYAAGARYLSLLGGACLSFYDWYCDLPPASPQIWGEQTDVPESADWYNSTYLMVWGSNVPQTRTPDAHFYTEVRYKGTKTVAVSSDFGEMVKFGDIWLAPKQGTDAALAMAMGHVVLKEFHASGKSAYFRDYIRQYTDMPMLVLLRQNQDNGDTLVPDHFLRASHLADNLGEANHPEWKTLQIDDATGEIVAPNGSIGFRWGEAAHNGGEKVGRWNLEMKDGGSGRTVEPRLSLVGNGDEVVEVGFPYFGGEHDELLRRRVPARRITLADGSSALVATVYDLQMANYGVDQGLGGANVATSYEDDVPYTPAWQEKHTSVPARLVVQVAREFADNADRTQGKSMVIVGAALNHWYHNDMIYRGIINLLMMCGCIGKSGGGWAHYVGQEKLRPQFGWAPLAFGLDWSRPPRQMNGTSFFYNHTSQWRHEKLGVDEILSPTADRKRYDGMSLLDLNAKSERMGWLPSAPQLGSNPLDVADAAEQAGKDPVAYTVEQLKSGALQFACDDPDNPANFPRNMFVWRSNILGSSGKGHEYFLKYLLGTQNAVFGDENDAITPSEVNVRPAAEGKLDLLTVLDFRMSTTCLYGDIVLPTATWYEKDDLNTSDMHPFIHPLSEAVQPLWESKTDWEIYKAIAKKFSEIAGPYLGTRKDLVCTPLLHDTPGELGQPFEPKDWKAGECDLIPGKTAPSMTVVERNYADIYKKFTSIGPLLDKLGNGGKGINWNTRHEVKEIGDLSHTVTEPGVSQGRPKLETAIDAAEMILTFAPETNGHVAVKAWEALSKITGRDHTHLAEGREHDKIRFRDVQAQPRKIISAPTWSGLESEEVSYNAGYTNVHELIPWRTLTGRQQFYQDHRWMLDFGEGACVYKPAIDTKTVAPMLGKKPNGNPELVLNWITPHQKWGIHSTYSDNLRMLTLSRGGPHVWISEAEAKANGIRDNDWVEVFNVNGTLTARVVVSQRVPKGMCLMYHAQEKIVNVPGAETSGMRGGIHNSVTRAVTKPTHMIGGYAQLAYGFNYYGTVGSNRDEFVILRKMKKVDWLEGPLVETNKEGATQ from the coding sequence ATGAGTCATTTCCTGGATCGACTGAAGTTCATGTCGCGCGTCAAGTCCACCTATGCGGACGGCCACGGCGCGGTGGTGAACGAAGACCGCAAGTGGGAAGACGGCTACCGCAGCCGCTGGCAGCACGACAAGATCGTGCGCTCCACCCACGGCGTGAACTGCACGGGTTCCTGCTCCTGGAAGGTCTACGTCAAGAACGGCCTGATTACCTGGGAAACGCAGCAGACCGACTACCCGCGCACGCGCCCGGACCTGCCCAACCACGAGCCGCGCGGCTGTCCGCGCGGCGCCTCGTACAGCTGGTACGTCTACTCCGCCCAGCGAGTCAAGTACCCGATGATCCGCGGCCGCCTGATGGAGATGTGGCGCGAGGCCCGCAAGACTATGGACCCGGTCGCCGCCTGGGCATCGATCAGCCAGGATCCGAAGAAGGCGGCGCGTTACAAGAGCGTGCGCGGCCAGGGCGGCTTTGTGCGCGCCGACTGGAACACCGCCACCGAAATGATCGCCGCGGCCAACGCCTTCACCGTGAAGAAGTTCGGCCCGGACCGCGTGATCGGCTTCTCGCCGATCCCGGCGATGTCGATGGTCTCGTATGCCGCCGGCGCGCGCTACCTGAGCCTGCTCGGCGGCGCCTGCCTGTCGTTCTACGATTGGTACTGCGACCTGCCGCCGGCCAGCCCGCAGATCTGGGGCGAACAAACCGACGTGCCCGAATCGGCCGACTGGTACAACTCCACCTACCTGATGGTGTGGGGCTCCAACGTGCCGCAGACGCGCACGCCTGACGCGCACTTCTACACCGAAGTCCGCTACAAGGGCACCAAGACCGTCGCGGTCTCGTCCGACTTCGGCGAGATGGTCAAGTTCGGCGATATCTGGCTGGCGCCGAAGCAAGGCACCGATGCCGCGCTGGCGATGGCCATGGGCCACGTGGTGCTGAAGGAATTCCACGCCAGCGGCAAGTCCGCCTACTTCCGCGACTACATCAGGCAGTACACCGACATGCCTATGCTGGTGCTGCTGCGCCAGAACCAGGACAACGGCGATACGCTGGTCCCCGACCACTTCCTGCGCGCCTCGCACCTGGCCGACAACCTCGGCGAAGCCAACCATCCCGAGTGGAAGACGCTGCAGATCGACGACGCCACCGGCGAGATCGTCGCACCCAACGGCTCGATCGGCTTCCGCTGGGGCGAGGCCGCGCACAACGGCGGCGAAAAGGTAGGCCGCTGGAACCTGGAGATGAAGGACGGCGGCAGCGGCCGCACGGTCGAGCCGCGCCTGTCGCTGGTCGGCAACGGCGACGAAGTGGTGGAGGTCGGCTTCCCCTACTTCGGCGGCGAACACGACGAACTGCTGCGCCGCCGCGTGCCGGCACGCCGCATCACCCTGGCCGACGGCAGCAGCGCGCTGGTGGCAACCGTCTATGACCTGCAGATGGCCAACTACGGCGTCGACCAGGGCCTGGGCGGCGCCAATGTGGCGACGTCGTATGAAGACGACGTGCCCTACACCCCGGCCTGGCAGGAAAAGCACACCTCCGTGCCGGCCCGCCTGGTGGTCCAGGTGGCGCGCGAGTTCGCCGACAACGCCGACCGCACGCAAGGCAAGAGCATGGTGATCGTCGGTGCCGCGCTGAACCACTGGTACCACAACGACATGATCTACCGCGGCATCATCAACCTGCTGATGATGTGCGGCTGCATCGGCAAGAGCGGCGGCGGCTGGGCCCACTACGTCGGCCAGGAAAAGCTGCGCCCGCAGTTCGGCTGGGCTCCGCTGGCATTCGGCCTGGACTGGTCGCGCCCGCCGCGCCAGATGAACGGCACCTCGTTCTTCTACAACCACACCAGCCAGTGGCGCCACGAGAAGCTGGGCGTCGACGAGATCCTGTCGCCGACCGCCGACCGCAAGCGCTATGACGGCATGTCGCTGCTGGACCTGAACGCCAAGTCGGAGCGCATGGGCTGGCTGCCGTCGGCGCCGCAGCTCGGCAGCAATCCGCTCGACGTGGCCGACGCGGCCGAGCAGGCCGGCAAGGACCCGGTGGCCTACACCGTCGAGCAGCTGAAGTCGGGTGCCTTGCAGTTTGCCTGCGATGATCCGGACAATCCCGCCAACTTCCCGCGCAACATGTTCGTGTGGCGCTCCAACATCCTGGGCAGCTCTGGCAAGGGACATGAATATTTCCTGAAGTACCTGCTCGGCACGCAGAACGCCGTGTTCGGCGACGAAAACGATGCGATCACGCCGAGCGAAGTCAACGTGCGCCCGGCCGCCGAAGGCAAGCTCGACCTGCTGACCGTGCTGGACTTCCGCATGAGCACCACCTGCCTGTATGGCGACATCGTGCTGCCGACGGCAACCTGGTACGAGAAGGACGACCTCAACACGTCCGACATGCACCCCTTTATCCACCCGCTGTCCGAAGCCGTGCAGCCGCTGTGGGAAAGCAAGACCGACTGGGAAATCTACAAGGCCATCGCGAAGAAGTTCAGCGAGATTGCCGGGCCGTACCTGGGCACGCGCAAGGACCTGGTCTGCACGCCGCTGCTGCACGACACCCCGGGCGAACTGGGCCAGCCGTTCGAGCCCAAGGACTGGAAAGCCGGCGAGTGCGACCTGATCCCGGGCAAGACCGCGCCGTCGATGACGGTGGTGGAACGCAACTACGCGGACATCTACAAGAAATTCACCTCGATCGGCCCGCTGCTCGACAAGCTCGGCAATGGCGGCAAGGGCATCAACTGGAACACCCGGCATGAGGTGAAGGAAATCGGCGACCTGAGCCACACGGTGACGGAACCCGGCGTGAGCCAGGGCCGCCCGAAGCTCGAAACGGCGATCGATGCCGCCGAGATGATCCTGACCTTCGCGCCCGAAACCAACGGCCACGTCGCCGTCAAGGCGTGGGAAGCGCTGTCGAAGATCACCGGGCGCGACCACACCCACCTGGCCGAAGGGCGCGAGCACGACAAGATCCGCTTCCGCGACGTGCAGGCGCAGCCGCGCAAGATCATCTCCGCTCCGACGTGGTCGGGGCTGGAGTCGGAAGAGGTCAGCTACAACGCCGGCTACACCAACGTGCACGAGCTGATCCCCTGGCGCACGCTGACCGGCCGCCAGCAGTTCTACCAGGACCACCGCTGGATGCTGGACTTCGGCGAAGGCGCGTGCGTGTACAAGCCGGCCATCGATACCAAGACCGTGGCGCCGATGCTGGGCAAGAAGCCCAACGGCAACCCCGAGCTGGTGCTGAACTGGATCACGCCGCACCAGAAGTGGGGCATCCACTCCACCTACTCCGACAACCTGCGCATGCTGACGCTGTCGCGCGGCGGCCCGCACGTGTGGATCTCGGAAGCCGAGGCCAAGGCCAACGGCATCCGCGACAACGACTGGGTCGAGGTGTTCAACGTCAACGGCACGCTGACCGCGCGCGTGGTGGTGTCGCAGCGCGTGCCCAAGGGCATGTGCCTGATGTACCACGCGCAGGAAAAGATCGTGAACGTGCCCGGCGCCGAGACCAGCGGCATGCGCGGCGGCATCCATAACTCGGTCACGCGCGCGGTGACCAAGCCCACCCACATGATCGGCGGCTACGCGCAACTGGCCTACGGCTTCAACTACTACGGCACCGTCGGCAGCAACCGCGACGAGTTCGTGATCCTGCGCAAGATGAAGAAGGTCGACTGGCTCGAAGGACCGCTGGTGGAAACCAACAAGGAAGGAGCAACGCAATGA
- a CDS encoding peptidylprolyl isomerase produces MPVTVNGVELRDADIERELDHHHDTANAAKMATISAILRLLVREEAGRIGLSVPGQDDDALAMALLEREAGIPEPDESSCRRHYDSRPERFRDGEWVEADHILFQVTPRVPLDALREIAAQTLALVRGDPSSFAQHARALSNCPSGSNGGRLGRVFRGETAPEFERALFAAQHDGVLPQLVETRFGLHIVRILERCPGTRLPFEAVRGDIACALATAARDRAWKQYASLLIGRARIEGIELEGADSPLVQ; encoded by the coding sequence ATGCCTGTCACCGTCAACGGCGTGGAACTGCGCGACGCCGATATCGAGCGCGAACTGGACCACCATCACGACACCGCCAATGCCGCGAAGATGGCGACGATCTCCGCCATCCTGCGCCTGCTGGTGCGCGAAGAGGCCGGACGTATCGGCCTGAGCGTGCCGGGCCAGGACGACGACGCGCTTGCCATGGCGCTGCTGGAACGCGAGGCCGGCATTCCCGAGCCGGACGAATCCAGTTGCCGCCGCCACTACGACAGCCGTCCGGAGCGCTTTCGCGACGGGGAATGGGTCGAGGCCGACCACATCCTGTTCCAGGTGACGCCGCGCGTGCCGCTGGACGCGCTGCGCGAAATCGCGGCGCAGACGCTGGCGCTGGTGCGCGGCGACCCGTCGAGCTTCGCGCAGCATGCCCGCGCGCTGTCGAACTGCCCGAGCGGCAGCAACGGCGGGCGCCTGGGCCGCGTGTTCCGAGGCGAGACCGCGCCGGAGTTCGAGCGCGCGCTCTTTGCCGCGCAGCATGACGGCGTCTTGCCGCAACTGGTCGAGACCCGCTTCGGACTGCATATCGTGCGCATCCTGGAGCGCTGCCCCGGCACCCGCCTGCCGTTCGAGGCCGTGCGCGGCGACATCGCCTGTGCGCTGGCCACGGCGGCGCGGGACCGCGCCTGGAAGCAATACGCCAGCCTGCTGATCGGGCGCGCCCGCATCGAAGGCATCGAACTGGAAGGCGCCGACAGCCCGCTGGTGCAGTAG